The Vallitalea longa genome includes a window with the following:
- a CDS encoding DUF5698 domain-containing protein: METILLIIILQLLYVPLLTMRTIFMVKNNSIIASVFGFFEAAVYIFGLSLVISGNQTFLTMFIYALSFGVGIFIGNLIEKKLAIGHITYNISLKHENQLFIDKLRQSGFRVTVFEGKGNGGKRYRLEILMDRHKEDTLWELVKMYEPNAFIISFEPRKFKRRYSKLLK; this comes from the coding sequence ATGGAAACAATACTTTTAATAATAATATTACAATTACTCTACGTTCCCCTTCTTACAATGAGAACTATTTTTATGGTAAAAAATAATAGTATAATAGCATCTGTATTTGGTTTTTTTGAAGCAGCAGTATATATATTTGGTCTATCACTTGTTATTAGTGGTAATCAAACCTTCTTGACTATGTTTATCTATGCTCTTAGCTTTGGAGTTGGAATATTCATTGGTAACCTAATTGAAAAGAAATTGGCCATTGGACATATAACTTACAACATAAGTCTAAAACATGAAAATCAACTGTTTATTGATAAACTAAGACAATCAGGATTCAGGGTTACAGTTTTTGAAGGGAAAGGAAACGGAGGTAAGAGATACCGCTTAGAAATTCTAATGGACAGGCATAAAGAAGATACGCTATGGGAATTGGTAAAAATGTATGAACCTAATGCCTTTATTATTTCTTTTGAACCTAGAAAATTCAAAAGAAGATATAGTAAATTGTTAAAATAA
- a CDS encoding valine--tRNA ligase yields MLDKKYNPTETEPRIRKFWEENKIYEFNLDASNDIYSIDTPPPTISGKLHIGHIFSYTQAEMIARYKRMRGYNVFYPFGFDNNGLPTERLVENELNIKAKDLPRSEFNDRCLEIIGKYENEFKELWSSLGFSCDWTRSYKTISPLSQRISQKSFIDLYKKGKVYLEESPVLYCTNCQTSIAQAELESKDVKSTFNHIKFFVDNEILEIATTRPELLNSCQAIFINPKDKKNNHFIGKKAVVPLYNFEVPIMSDENVDMDKGSGMVMCCTFGDTTDLEWYKKYNFSYKKTINSKGIIDDNVEYISGLTIKQARKKIISLLEENGLLIKSISINHNVSVHERCSTEVEILPSKQWYIDILSSQEKLLSLADEINWYPSHMKTRYITWVKNLKWNWCISRQRYFGVPFPVWYCADCGRVIIADEKELPINPIESPPSHPCTCGSTHLIPETAVLDTWATSSVSPLINGHWKEKDDITDRIIPMGMRTQAHEIIRTWAFYTIAKTYFHLGRIPWKDIMICGFVLARKGEKISKSKKNSKTEPTQLIMTHSADSIRYWTASAKLGTDTTFSIDDLKISKRFITKLWNASKFSLMHLENYNHQKSDYILPQDQWIMDKLNSTLQTASNYLDNYEIGLARNTIDNFFWNDYCDNYLELVKDRLYKPEIHGHDNRKSAQFTIYTTLLGLLKAYSIFTPFITEEIYKNYYQEYEKEISIHLLKWEIKKSINKKSLELGTYIKQILSEARKYKTEHSLSMKHELTKIIITLPTPYQQTLTKVLPDLQAATHSKSIIINTSETFTIQII; encoded by the coding sequence ATGTTAGACAAAAAATATAACCCAACAGAAACAGAACCAAGAATACGTAAATTCTGGGAAGAAAATAAAATATATGAATTTAATTTAGATGCCTCTAATGATATATACTCTATCGATACACCACCTCCAACTATAAGTGGTAAACTTCATATAGGTCATATATTTTCATATACCCAAGCTGAAATGATCGCCAGATACAAAAGAATGAGGGGATACAATGTATTTTATCCTTTTGGATTCGACAATAATGGATTACCTACTGAAAGACTTGTTGAAAATGAACTCAACATAAAAGCAAAAGACCTGCCACGAAGTGAATTCAATGATAGATGTCTTGAGATTATTGGAAAATATGAAAACGAATTCAAAGAATTATGGAGTTCTTTAGGTTTCAGCTGTGATTGGACCAGATCATACAAAACAATATCTCCCTTGTCACAAAGAATATCACAAAAATCATTTATCGATTTATACAAAAAGGGAAAAGTATACCTAGAAGAAAGTCCTGTTCTGTACTGCACCAATTGCCAAACATCTATAGCACAGGCAGAACTAGAATCAAAAGATGTAAAATCAACCTTTAACCATATCAAATTCTTTGTAGATAATGAGATACTGGAGATTGCTACAACAAGACCAGAACTACTCAACTCTTGCCAAGCAATTTTTATAAACCCTAAGGATAAAAAGAATAATCACTTCATAGGAAAAAAAGCTGTAGTTCCTTTATACAACTTTGAAGTTCCTATCATGTCCGATGAAAATGTAGATATGGATAAAGGCTCTGGTATGGTTATGTGCTGTACATTTGGTGATACTACCGATCTTGAATGGTACAAAAAATATAACTTCAGTTATAAAAAAACTATCAATTCAAAAGGTATTATAGATGACAATGTTGAATACATCAGTGGATTAACAATTAAACAAGCACGTAAAAAAATAATCTCCCTGCTTGAAGAAAACGGACTTCTCATAAAGAGTATCTCAATTAATCACAATGTATCAGTTCACGAAAGATGCTCAACAGAAGTAGAAATATTACCTTCCAAACAATGGTATATTGATATTTTAAGCTCCCAAGAAAAATTGCTAAGTCTTGCAGATGAGATCAATTGGTATCCATCACATATGAAAACAAGATATATCACATGGGTAAAAAATCTAAAATGGAACTGGTGTATATCAAGACAACGTTACTTCGGTGTACCCTTCCCTGTATGGTATTGTGCTGATTGTGGTAGAGTAATAATTGCAGACGAAAAAGAATTACCCATCAACCCGATAGAATCTCCCCCTAGCCATCCTTGTACTTGTGGTTCAACCCACTTAATACCTGAAACTGCTGTACTTGACACTTGGGCAACTTCCTCCGTATCTCCTCTTATTAATGGACATTGGAAGGAAAAAGATGATATAACAGACAGAATAATACCAATGGGAATGCGTACCCAAGCCCACGAAATAATACGAACATGGGCATTCTACACAATAGCCAAAACATATTTCCATCTAGGTAGAATTCCCTGGAAAGATATTATGATATGCGGTTTCGTATTAGCACGAAAAGGTGAAAAAATAAGCAAATCCAAAAAGAACTCAAAAACAGAACCTACTCAACTAATTATGACTCACTCTGCCGACAGCATAAGATATTGGACAGCATCAGCCAAATTAGGAACAGACACAACCTTCTCCATAGACGACCTGAAAATATCAAAAAGATTTATTACCAAACTATGGAACGCAAGCAAATTCTCACTAATGCACCTTGAAAACTACAACCACCAAAAAAGTGATTATATATTACCCCAAGACCAATGGATCATGGATAAACTAAACTCCACCCTACAAACAGCATCCAACTACCTAGACAACTACGAAATAGGTCTAGCCCGAAATACAATAGACAACTTCTTCTGGAACGACTATTGCGATAACTACCTTGAATTAGTTAAAGACAGACTATATAAACCAGAAATCCACGGCCACGATAACAGAAAATCAGCCCAATTCACAATATACACCACCCTACTTGGACTATTAAAGGCCTACTCAATATTCACCCCATTCATAACAGAAGAAATATACAAAAACTACTACCAAGAATATGAAAAAGAAATATCCATCCACCTACTGAAATGGGAAATAAAGAAATCCATCAACAAAAAATCCCTTGAACTTGGAACATATATAAAACAAATATTATCCGAAGCAAGGAAATACAAAACCGAACACTCCCTATCCATGAAACACGAACTAACCAAAATAATAATAACCCTCCCCACACCTTACCAACAAACCCTTACAAAAGTACTCCCTGACCTCCAAGCAGCAACCCACTCAAAAAGCATCATAATAAATACCTCAGAAACTTTTACAATACAGATAATATAA
- a CDS encoding multicopper oxidase family protein — MIVTPDLHTLDYSIKYGVKCFELVAEPVKQEILPGVFMNAWGYNGSTPGPTIIVNSGDNVKIRVYNKLPQPTSIHWHGLNIPNDMDGVPAVEPSPRIDPGSFFDYEFLITNPPGTHMYHSHYNTVMQDTMGLKGAFIIKNNTTENIQKDYFIMLDEVNLKHLRKFIVKKGIYNINPFTMNSNFFFMNGRCFPYTSPLLVKKGDNCRVRFGNISLNNHPIHFHGHQFAVTAADGNPIQKENQIIKNTILVASGETWDIEFNCNNPGLWPLHCHLTQHVSNNLQLPFGGMATSVNYIGFKGKAANPVPWSFVK; from the coding sequence ATGATCGTAACCCCTGATTTACATACTCTTGATTATTCTATTAAATATGGTGTGAAATGTTTTGAATTAGTAGCTGAACCTGTTAAGCAAGAAATATTACCTGGTGTTTTTATGAATGCATGGGGATATAATGGTTCTACACCAGGACCGACAATCATAGTAAATAGTGGTGATAATGTTAAGATTAGAGTCTATAACAAATTACCTCAACCAACTAGCATACACTGGCATGGACTAAATATACCCAATGATATGGATGGTGTCCCTGCTGTAGAACCATCTCCACGAATAGACCCCGGTAGTTTCTTTGATTATGAGTTTTTGATTACTAATCCACCTGGTACTCATATGTATCATTCTCATTATAATACTGTTATGCAAGACACCATGGGATTAAAAGGCGCTTTTATAATTAAAAATAACACGACAGAAAATATCCAAAAAGATTATTTTATAATGCTAGACGAAGTTAATCTAAAGCATCTACGAAAATTTATTGTTAAGAAAGGTATTTATAACATTAATCCATTTACCATGAATTCTAATTTCTTTTTTATGAATGGACGTTGCTTCCCTTACACCTCCCCCCTTCTTGTAAAAAAAGGTGACAATTGCAGAGTTAGATTTGGAAATATTAGCCTTAACAATCATCCTATCCATTTTCATGGACATCAATTTGCAGTAACAGCAGCAGATGGTAATCCAATCCAAAAAGAAAATCAAATCATTAAGAATACTATTTTAGTAGCATCCGGTGAAACATGGGATATAGAATTCAACTGCAATAATCCAGGTTTGTGGCCTCTACACTGTCATCTAACTCAGCATGTGTCTAATAATTTGCAACTTCCTTTTGGAGGAATGGCAACTTCTGTGAATTATATAGGTTTTAAGGGTAAAGCTGCTAATCCTGTTCCTTGGTCGTTTGTGAAATAA
- a CDS encoding GNAT family N-acetyltransferase → MDYNIVNMNREYAAVISKWIYEEPYNIYSGDGSNEYIEELLDGSYYAVLDMNNELIGFYCFGNAAQVPAGNEYDVYSNKDLIDIGLGLRPDLCGKSKGYDFLSRELTYAQKKFDNNDFRLTVAEFNKRAINLYERAGFSKVTAFVREMPDNEMRFIVMEK, encoded by the coding sequence ATGGATTATAATATAGTGAATATGAATCGCGAGTATGCTGCAGTCATATCTAAGTGGATTTATGAAGAACCATATAATATTTATAGTGGAGATGGAAGTAATGAGTATATAGAGGAATTATTAGACGGTTCTTATTATGCAGTTCTAGATATGAATAATGAATTGATAGGATTTTACTGTTTTGGAAATGCAGCTCAGGTACCTGCAGGCAATGAATATGATGTCTATTCCAATAAAGATTTAATAGATATAGGGTTAGGTCTACGACCTGACTTGTGTGGTAAAAGTAAAGGGTATGATTTTTTATCAAGAGAATTGACATATGCACAGAAGAAATTTGATAATAATGATTTTAGATTAACTGTTGCAGAGTTCAACAAAAGAGCAATAAATTTATATGAAAGAGCTGGATTTTCTAAGGTCACAGCATTTGTAAGGGAAATGCCAGATAATGAAATGAGATTTATAGTAATGGAAAAATAG
- the ileS gene encoding isoleucine--tRNA ligase: MCNSEKEDNRKLDFVTMEHDILRLWEDGDYFHKLQNKNRNNQIFRFLDGPITANNPMGVHHAWGRTTKDIFLRYKAMNGYSCHYRNGFDTQGLWVEVEVEKELGFATKNDIVKYGLDNFTNKCIERINKYSQTITKQSKRLGQWMDWSNSYYTHRDNNIEGIWHFLKKCHEKGWIVQYNRPMAWCPRCGTSLSAHEMSGSYKQVTHKSVFFRLPVIGKNYDMLVWTTTPWTLAANVALAVNPEIDYCIVEINKDNRQLVLAKEALGVLKDFNKKVVEIIKGSDLLGSEYETCFPNMEQQKNIQHEIVPWKDVDAGEGTGIVHIAPGCGEEDYELGKKLGLSHIQPVNETGLFLDGFDFLTGKSIKDTTQLVFDRLADDNKMFKIMEYEHSYPICWRCKSEVIYRLVKEWYIKSDEVRPKLIEAAKNVKWTPEHMEKRMIDWLSNMSDWNISRKRFYGLPLPFYVCNNCGKLTVIGSKKELMERALRKAELPELHRPWIDDVKIVCPECGEEVTRVPDIGDVWLDAGIVPFTTLGYFENKEKWKEYFPIEWVTEMREQIRLWFYSMLYMGVVLEGRAPYEKVLAYNMVVAEDGTRFSKTGYMIKFDEAAEEIGSDGIRYLFAGTSVNNEVRFGYNSGNEAKRKILNLYNVFAFFNMYASIDKPDIIMDTASLSSLDDMDRWLLSRTQEFIKTCTEAYNDYNTVLIIKTYENFIDDVSNWYIRVNRRRFWKADNDDSKLNAYKCLYFALKTVVKIMAPVIPFLTEYIWQSCIRKMENDAEESVHLSDWSVYNSDLYNEEIINEVDIARKVINLVLRLRNEKQIKVRQPLEKIYVLENHNYVTAIEKFHKVVLGETNVKKIVFVKDVKELQEEYLSLNFKEAGSKLGKELPKVKKLLDNIESNDMDELVRQYDNGDKIYLEGYNNSLPVEYFNKQSKAKENVLTAREEDLVVGLSAVISDELKREGYVRDIIRHFQVFRKELDYSLEQKVDVAIISDDAEINRAVDEYRDYIINEVLADTLSNCLVNSMSSRDILLDNRKVRIAIKKY; the protein is encoded by the coding sequence ATGTGCAATAGTGAAAAAGAAGATAACAGAAAATTAGACTTTGTGACCATGGAACATGACATACTAAGATTGTGGGAAGATGGAGACTATTTTCATAAACTACAGAATAAAAATAGGAACAACCAGATATTCAGATTTCTAGATGGACCAATAACAGCTAATAATCCTATGGGAGTCCATCATGCATGGGGGAGAACCACTAAAGATATTTTTTTAAGATACAAAGCCATGAATGGATATTCATGTCATTATAGGAATGGATTTGATACTCAGGGATTATGGGTTGAAGTTGAAGTAGAGAAAGAATTAGGATTTGCAACTAAAAACGATATTGTCAAGTATGGATTAGATAATTTCACTAACAAATGTATTGAACGAATAAATAAATACAGTCAGACAATAACTAAACAGTCAAAAAGATTAGGTCAATGGATGGATTGGTCAAATTCCTATTATACTCATAGAGACAATAATATTGAAGGCATATGGCATTTCCTAAAAAAATGTCATGAAAAAGGTTGGATTGTCCAGTATAATAGACCAATGGCTTGGTGTCCAAGATGTGGGACTTCACTTTCAGCTCATGAAATGTCAGGTTCTTATAAACAAGTAACTCATAAATCAGTATTCTTTAGATTACCGGTTATTGGTAAGAATTACGATATGCTAGTATGGACAACAACACCATGGACATTAGCTGCCAATGTGGCTTTAGCGGTAAATCCAGAAATAGATTATTGTATCGTAGAAATTAACAAAGATAATAGGCAGTTAGTTCTGGCTAAAGAGGCTCTAGGCGTATTGAAAGACTTCAATAAAAAAGTAGTAGAAATTATAAAAGGATCTGATTTGTTAGGATCAGAATATGAAACATGTTTCCCTAATATGGAACAGCAAAAAAATATACAACACGAAATCGTTCCATGGAAAGATGTAGATGCAGGTGAGGGTACAGGTATAGTTCATATAGCACCTGGATGTGGAGAAGAAGATTATGAATTAGGGAAGAAATTAGGACTTTCACATATTCAGCCTGTAAATGAAACGGGTTTATTCTTGGATGGTTTCGATTTCTTAACAGGAAAATCTATAAAAGATACAACACAACTAGTCTTTGATAGGTTAGCTGATGACAATAAAATGTTTAAAATCATGGAATACGAGCATAGTTATCCTATATGTTGGCGTTGTAAATCTGAGGTTATATATAGATTAGTAAAGGAATGGTATATAAAAAGTGATGAAGTAAGACCTAAGTTGATTGAAGCAGCTAAAAATGTTAAGTGGACACCTGAGCATATGGAAAAACGTATGATAGATTGGTTAAGCAATATGAGTGATTGGAATATATCAAGAAAAAGATTTTATGGATTACCTTTACCATTCTACGTATGTAACAATTGTGGTAAGCTGACTGTAATAGGTTCTAAAAAAGAATTAATGGAAAGAGCTCTTAGAAAAGCTGAACTGCCAGAACTTCATAGACCATGGATAGATGATGTTAAGATTGTCTGTCCAGAATGTGGTGAAGAAGTTACTAGAGTACCAGATATAGGAGATGTTTGGTTAGATGCTGGAATTGTACCTTTTACAACTCTAGGGTATTTTGAAAATAAGGAAAAATGGAAGGAATATTTTCCAATTGAATGGGTAACTGAGATGAGAGAACAGATAAGATTATGGTTCTATTCCATGTTATATATGGGTGTTGTTCTAGAAGGAAGAGCTCCTTATGAAAAAGTGTTAGCTTACAACATGGTTGTAGCTGAAGATGGTACCAGATTCTCAAAAACAGGTTATATGATAAAATTTGATGAAGCTGCTGAGGAAATAGGTTCTGATGGTATACGTTACCTTTTTGCAGGAACGTCAGTCAATAATGAAGTAAGATTTGGCTACAATTCAGGCAATGAAGCTAAGAGAAAAATACTTAATCTATACAATGTATTTGCTTTTTTTAATATGTACGCATCAATAGATAAACCAGATATAATAATGGATACAGCTAGTTTATCATCTCTAGATGACATGGATAGATGGTTGTTGTCTAGAACCCAAGAATTCATAAAGACATGTACAGAAGCCTATAATGATTATAATACTGTTCTAATAATAAAAACTTATGAGAATTTTATAGATGATGTTTCTAACTGGTATATAAGAGTGAATAGAAGAAGGTTTTGGAAAGCAGATAACGATGATAGTAAATTAAATGCTTATAAATGTTTATATTTTGCCCTGAAGACAGTTGTAAAAATAATGGCACCTGTCATACCTTTTTTGACTGAGTATATATGGCAGAGTTGTATTAGAAAAATGGAAAATGATGCTGAGGAGTCAGTGCATTTATCTGATTGGTCGGTTTATAACAGTGATTTGTATAACGAGGAGATAATTAATGAAGTTGATATAGCAAGAAAAGTTATAAATCTAGTTCTAAGATTAAGAAATGAAAAGCAAATTAAAGTTAGACAGCCGTTAGAAAAGATATATGTGTTGGAAAATCATAATTATGTGACCGCTATTGAGAAATTCCATAAAGTGGTTTTAGGTGAGACAAATGTTAAGAAAATAGTTTTTGTTAAAGATGTAAAAGAGTTGCAAGAAGAATATCTTTCTCTAAATTTCAAGGAAGCAGGTTCCAAATTAGGCAAAGAACTACCTAAGGTCAAAAAGTTGCTTGATAATATTGAATCAAATGATATGGATGAATTAGTCAGACAATATGATAACGGAGATAAAATATATCTAGAAGGTTATAACAATTCTCTACCCGTAGAGTATTTCAATAAACAGTCCAAAGCGAAAGAAAATGTTCTTACGGCGAGAGAAGAAGATTTAGTTGTAGGATTATCAGCTGTCATAAGTGATGAATTAAAAAGAGAAGGATATGTTAGAGACATAATACGACATTTTCAAGTTTTCAGAAAGGAACTTGATTATAGCTTAGAACAAAAGGTTGATGTAGCAATCATTTCTGATGATGCAGAGATCAATAGGGCTGTTGATGAATATAGGGATTATATTATAAATGAAGTATTGGCTGATACATTGAGTAATTGTTTGGTTAATAGTATGAGTAGTAGAGACATTTTATTAGATAACAGGAAAGTCAGAATAGCCATTAAAAAATATTAG
- a CDS encoding M3 family oligoendopeptidase, with amino-acid sequence MSTHWDLTSLYKSFDDPNMEQDLEKIKDETTILKEWFQKEIDDTRLNDTEKITYILETLTSIEFKIDRYAAYSRLQSATDTTNQTALEKLSVIDTMLPVVTELEVMFQEYLSKIDALENVLSSTQYLQEHKYILFEMVENDKHSLDSDTESIIAKMKTTGSSAWTKLHQQLLSTLQVELPAVYGLEEDVIPISAVRNMAYSHDKNVRKRAYESEIKAYDKITLPMAACLNGIKGEAITQTGLRGFSSPLDMTLFYSRMDSKILDVLLETIREALPVVRKYLKKKAELLGYENGLPWYELYSPLGENVSKISYEEAKKIVHDNFKSFNPKLADYVEMAFDKNWVDVEPRAGKRGGAFCSNLPIGESRVLLNFDGALTNVITLAHELGHGYHGHCLKDERLFNRNYTMPIAETASTFCETIVIKSALANWDDKKRFAILNDQILRYVGILMDIYSRFLFEQAVFEQRKHATLSVDMLCELMADAQKEAYGDALDHKYNHPYAWVSKVHYYYVNRNYYNFPYAFGLLFAKGLYAMYEEEGDSFLPKYDTLLKSTGKNSIFGIGQSVGIDLTDIEFFRGGLKMVENDIDMLIELIDKEC; translated from the coding sequence ATGAGTACACATTGGGATTTAACATCGCTTTATAAATCTTTTGATGATCCTAACATGGAACAGGATCTAGAAAAAATAAAAGATGAGACTACAATACTTAAGGAATGGTTTCAGAAAGAGATTGATGATACAAGACTAAATGATACTGAAAAAATTACATATATATTGGAAACCCTCACATCAATAGAGTTCAAAATTGATCGTTACGCAGCCTATTCACGTTTACAATCAGCTACAGATACAACTAATCAGACTGCTCTTGAAAAACTAAGTGTTATTGATACTATGTTACCAGTAGTTACAGAATTGGAAGTTATGTTTCAAGAGTATTTGAGTAAAATTGATGCATTAGAAAATGTTTTGTCTTCTACACAATATCTGCAAGAACATAAATACATATTGTTTGAAATGGTAGAGAATGATAAACACAGTTTAGATAGTGACACAGAAAGTATAATAGCAAAGATGAAAACTACGGGTTCATCAGCTTGGACTAAGTTGCATCAGCAATTATTGTCTACTCTACAAGTTGAATTACCAGCAGTTTATGGTTTAGAAGAAGATGTGATACCAATTAGTGCTGTGAGAAACATGGCTTATTCACATGATAAGAATGTAAGAAAACGTGCTTATGAGAGTGAAATAAAGGCTTATGACAAGATAACACTTCCTATGGCTGCATGCCTTAATGGTATTAAAGGGGAAGCTATTACACAGACTGGATTAAGAGGATTTTCTTCACCACTTGATATGACACTTTTCTATTCCAGAATGGATAGTAAGATACTGGATGTATTACTTGAAACAATAAGAGAAGCTCTACCTGTTGTTCGTAAGTATCTTAAGAAAAAAGCTGAGCTTTTGGGATATGAAAATGGTCTTCCATGGTATGAATTATATTCCCCATTAGGAGAGAATGTTTCTAAAATCAGTTATGAAGAAGCTAAGAAAATTGTTCATGACAATTTTAAATCATTCAATCCGAAACTTGCTGATTATGTCGAAATGGCTTTTGATAAAAATTGGGTTGATGTTGAGCCAAGAGCAGGTAAAAGAGGAGGAGCATTTTGTTCCAATCTTCCTATAGGAGAGAGCCGTGTTCTATTGAACTTTGATGGGGCGCTCACTAATGTTATTACACTTGCGCATGAACTTGGTCATGGTTATCATGGACATTGTTTGAAAGATGAGCGTTTGTTTAATAGGAATTATACAATGCCTATTGCAGAAACAGCATCTACCTTCTGTGAAACTATTGTTATAAAATCTGCTTTAGCCAATTGGGACGATAAGAAACGTTTTGCTATACTTAATGATCAAATTCTAAGATATGTAGGTATTCTAATGGATATTTATAGCAGATTCTTATTTGAACAGGCTGTGTTTGAGCAACGTAAGCACGCTACTCTATCAGTTGATATGTTATGCGAGCTTATGGCAGATGCTCAGAAAGAAGCTTATGGTGATGCTCTTGACCATAAGTATAATCATCCGTATGCGTGGGTTAGTAAAGTGCATTATTATTATGTTAACAGAAATTATTATAATTTTCCTTATGCTTTTGGATTGTTGTTCGCAAAAGGGTTATATGCAATGTATGAGGAAGAAGGAGATAGCTTCTTACCTAAATATGATACTTTGTTAAAATCAACTGGTAAGAATTCAATTTTTGGTATAGGACAGAGTGTAGGTATTGATTTGACTGATATCGAGTTCTTTAGAGGTGGTTTGAAAATGGTAGAAAATGATATAGATATGTTGATAGAATTAATAGATAAAGAGTGTTAG
- a CDS encoding ribbon-helix-helix domain-containing protein, whose translation MTEKKMGRPTDKPMPVRVGFRLDTETLNKLDKYCNVNNISRSKAIRKAILRLIDDN comes from the coding sequence TTGACGGAGAAGAAAATGGGTCGACCGACTGATAAACCAATGCCAGTAAGGGTTGGGTTTAGGCTAGATACAGAAACTTTGAATAAATTAGATAAATATTGTAATGTTAATAATATATCTAGATCAAAAGCAATAAGAAAAGCTATTCTTCGGTTGATTGATGATAATTAA
- the surE gene encoding 5'/3'-nucleotidase SurE, with protein sequence MRLLITNDDGVHAKGIHILCKELEKYHDIVIVAPSDQRSATSHSITIREPLIVNEVELPGLKSKAYSVSGTPADCVRIAVDQIVDKVDMVISGINIGYNLGTDILYSGTVSAAVEATLCDIPAIAVSTEWHAELYSYENAAKYVRKIIEVADTNGLQDDIVLNVNVPPIEKKDIKGLKVCRIGKVQHSHYYVKDDSDKENVVYRLEGVRKVEHDEETDSYYIDKGYVTVTPLHYDLTNFGILNEVEVWF encoded by the coding sequence ATGAGACTATTAATTACTAATGATGATGGTGTTCATGCGAAAGGGATTCATATTTTATGTAAGGAATTAGAAAAGTATCATGATATCGTAATAGTAGCTCCAAGCGATCAGAGGAGTGCTACAAGTCATTCTATTACGATAAGAGAACCTTTGATTGTTAATGAGGTGGAACTTCCTGGTCTGAAATCTAAAGCGTATTCAGTTAGTGGGACACCTGCGGATTGTGTTAGAATAGCTGTAGATCAGATAGTTGATAAGGTGGATATGGTTATCTCTGGAATAAATATTGGTTATAATTTGGGAACTGATATATTGTATTCGGGGACTGTTTCTGCAGCAGTGGAAGCTACGTTATGTGATATTCCGGCAATAGCAGTTTCTACGGAGTGGCATGCTGAATTATATTCTTATGAGAATGCGGCGAAGTATGTTAGGAAGATAATTGAAGTGGCTGATACTAATGGGTTACAGGATGATATAGTGTTGAATGTTAATGTTCCGCCTATAGAGAAGAAAGATATTAAGGGGCTTAAGGTTTGCAGGATTGGAAAGGTGCAACATAGTCATTATTATGTGAAGGATGATAGTGATAAAGAGAATGTAGTTTACAGATTGGAAGGGGTTAGGAAAGTTGAGCATGATGAAGAGACAGATTCTTATTATATTGATAAGGGATATGTGACGGTGACACCTTTGCATTATGATTTGACTAATTTTGGGATATTAAATGAAGTGGAAGTGTGGTTCTAG